From one Mya arenaria isolate MELC-2E11 chromosome 4, ASM2691426v1 genomic stretch:
- the LOC128231480 gene encoding uncharacterized protein LOC128231480, producing MEKKQSDTLSDDSDEELNRRESQNFKKKDKGFKCVICSKHYKTIRARRQHMQSHMIKRKCEQCDKSYARLEKLRNHQKKVHGLHRPQRQTSASFSCTLCNKTFGREYNLNRHKAKVHQRTPRRCTTQFSCRHCEREFQNYDELFHHVSQNHPLNQQGGRRATTPAALNVDEPYDQQSVKQLVDGSDASIEKEDNGERNNDDEKENDNEDNDVDLNQQNEESALRNGVINRYLQPRGNERYDVLTFFANNRDRVMAYLQSRARALGGIKWNLCVQVEMQRDDGSDIVVTASYFRSRTYRTLSADDIDEHDLNEAMQKMFESLEKFIREGSGWYIKKVLKLEIHTVVYKPVKGSAYIPLPRSLSKSRSLLNIQNQDDKCFLYCLIASLHPTAIEPERVEHYYQYEYEVNMSGISFPVTLSQIRKVERQNEHISINVFAYEDESIVPLRITEQRHRLHHVNLLWLMHEEKSHYCLITNLNRFLSRTKTHNNQLYFCSYCLHGFSKERSLQEHEQYCSTHEAQRVELPIAGQNDILEFKDYEKTLTVPFVIYADFETINRKLHTCSPNPEQSATTATSKLEVCGFGYKVVCEDKQYTKPSVIYRGEDAGKKFIESLLKEQEDIQEILSTIEPMQITEEHNDLIENATHCCICKTRFTSYDKTYNRIVRHHNHLTGEIIGPACNSCNLSCKQAKFIPVVFHNLKNFDAHILCENLGLFKDYPLKCIAQNTERYVSFSLDRLRFIDSFQFLPASLESLVENLAQDGLPAFTHLLSESETHAHLLLRKGVYPYEYMDSFDKFDESELPSKDQFYSTIKKEHISNEDYEHARTVFQTFNMRSLGEYHDLYLKTDVVLLSDVFESFRKLCLQQYELDPCHFYTSPGLSWSACLKMTDVKLELLTDIDKILMIEAGIRGGVSQISNRYKKANNKYVREYDPLQPTTFLQYLDANNLYGWAMVQPLPLRDFVFMNQKYIEAFDVMSIPEAGDTGYILEVSLHYPESLHDSHNCLPLAPVRRAISNEELSPYARQLLRKLHGLSEKDPLPNRGKVEKLLTTLEDKDHYVLHYRNLQLYIRLGMELKAVHRILKFKQEPWMKTYIDQNTEMRKIATSAFQKNFYKLMNVSVFGKTMENVRLHKNIELVHTEGRLQKVTAKPAYKNTTIFNEDLVAVELYRTKVSLCKPIFCGMSVLDLSKCLMYDFWYNYIKTKYNNASTQLQMTDTDSLLFSCDTDDIYEDMNASMEYFDTSDYPEGHFLQSDLNKKVLGKMKDETNGSPITEFVGLRSKMYSFRCNDKDFKRAKGITKVTVKKELKHDCYKNTLFDETSRISSMSSLRSHRHALLGETIQKTGLSAFDDKRFLKNAVESYAYGHYKVATEPNAEDVMETQEAMTFTIVSEKDLSKRYSIGVEHSFNINDFKLTPCRKL from the exons atggaaaagaaaCAGAGTGATACTTTATCGGATGATAGTGACGAGGAATTAAATCGTAGAGAGAGTCagaattttaaaaagaaagacaAAGGATTCAAATGTGTTATATGTTCTAAACACTACAAAACTATAAGAGCACGGCGACAGCATATGCAGAGTCATATGATCAAACGCAAGTGTGAACAATGCGATAAATCGTATGCGCGCTTAGAAAAACTGCGCAATCATCAGAAAAAGGTTCACGGATTACACCGTCCACAAAGACAAACATCTGCCTCGTTTTCATGtacattatgcaataaaacgtTCGGGAGAGAATATAATCTCAATCGACATAAGGCAAAGGTACATCAACGAACTCCGAGAAGGTGCACAACTCAGTTTTCGTGTCGACATTGCGAACGagaatttcaaaattatgatGAATTATTTCATCATGTAAGTCAGAACCATCCTTTAAATCAACAAGGCGGTCGAAGAGCGACAACCCCCGCTGCATTAAATGTTGACGAACCATACGATCAGCAAAGTGTAAAGCAACTTGTCGATGGGTCTGATGCTAGTATAGAGAAAGAAGATAATGGTGAACGCAATAATGAcgatgaaaaagaaaatgataatgaGGACAATGACGTTGATTTGAATCAACAAAATGAGGAATCGGCTTTAAGAAATGGAGTGATAAACAGATATTTGCAACCCAGAGGAAACGAAAGATACGATGTGTTGACATTTTTCGCTAATAACAGAGACAGAGTCATGGCCTATCTACAGTCTCGCGCGCGCGCATTAGGAGGTATTAAATGGAATCTATGCGTGCAAGTAGAAATGCAGCGCGACGATGGTTCAGACATTGTAGTGACAGCGTCATATTTTAGAAGTCGAACTTATAGAACATTGTCGGCGGATGATATAGACGAACACGATTTAAATGAGGCGATGCAGAAAATGTTTGAGAGTCTGGAAAAATTCATTCGTGAAGGCTCGGGGTGGTATATCAAAAAAGTGTTGAAACTAGAAATCCATACTGTGGTGTACAAACCCGTCAAGGGCTCCGCATATATACCCTTACCGAGATCGCTGTCAAAGAGTCGAAGtctattaaatattcaaaaccaGGATGATAAGTGTTTTCTATACTGCCTAATAGCGTCATTACATCCGACAGCGATTGAACCGGAACGCGTGGAACATTACTATCAATACGAATACGAAGTAAATATGTCTGGCATCAGCTTTCCCGTCACCTTATCGCAAATACGGAAAGTGGAACGCCAAAATGAACATATATCGATCAATGTCTTTGCCTATGAGGACGAGTCAATCGTTCCATTAAGAATCACCGAGCAACGCCATCGCTTGCACCATGTCAATTTATTGTGGCTGATGCACGAGGAAAAATCGCACTATTGTTTGATTACCAATCTAAACCGCTTTCTGTCTCGCACAAAGACGCATAACAACCAACTATATTTTTGCTCTTACTGCCTACACGGATTTAGCAAGGAAAGGTCACTACAAGAACATGAGCAGTATTGTTCAACGCATGAAGCCCAAAGGGTAGAACTTCCCATTGCCGGTCAGAACGATATTCTTGAATTTAAAGATTATGAAAAGACATTGACAGTCCCTTTCGTGATATACGCCGATTTTGAAACCATCAACAGAAAACTACACACTTGCTCACCAAATCCTGAACAGTCTGCTACCACAGCGACGAGCAAACTCGAGGTCTGCGGTTTCGGTTATAAAGTTGTGTGCGAAGATAAACAATACACCAAACCTTCTGTGATTTATAGGGGTGAAGACGCTGGTAAGAAATTCATCGAATCGTTATTAAAAGAGCAAGAAGATATACAAGAGATTCTTTCCACTATTGAACCCATGCAGATTACTGAAGAACATAATGATCTTATTGAAAATGCTACTCATTGTTGTATCTGCAAAACACGATTCACGTCTTACGACAAGACCTACAATAGGATAGTGAGACATCATAACCATCTCACTGGGGAGATCATTGGACCAGCCTGTAACAGCTGTAATCTCAGTTGTAAACAAGCAAAGTTTATCCCCGTCGTATTTCATAACCTGAAAAATTTTGATGCCCACATTCTCTGCGAAAATCTCGGTCTTTTCAAAGACTATCCATTGAAATGTATCGCTCAAAATACCGAGCGATATGTCAGTTTTTCACTAGATAGACTGAGATTTATAGACAGTTTCCAGTTCCTTCCCGCTTCATTAGAAAGTTTGGTCGAAAATCTAGCTCAAGATGGATTGCCAGCCTTCACACATTTGCTGTCTGAAAGCGAAACACATGCTCACCTACTCCTTCGAAAGGGCGTTTATCCGTACGAATACATGGACTCCTTCGATAAATTTGATGAGTCAGAATTACCGTCTAAAGATCAATTCTATTCAACaatcaaaaaagaacatatttcGAATGAAGATTATGAACACGCGCGCACCGTGTTTCAGACGTTCAACATGCGTTCGTTAGGAGAGTATCATGATCTGTATCTGAAAACTGATGTGGTGTTACTGAGCGATGTATTTGAGTCATTTAGAAAGCTGTGTTTACAACAGTACGAGCTAGATCCATGTCATTTCTACACTTCACCCGGTCTATCTTGGTCAGCttgtctgaaaatgacagaCGTTAAGTTAGAGTTGCTGACGGACATCgataaaatattgatgataGAGGCCGGCATTCGCGGAGGTGTGTCTCAGATATCAAATCGCTATAAAAAGGCAAACAACAAATATGTGCGAGAGTACGACCCTTTACAACCTACGACATTTCTACAGTACCTAGACGCAAACAATCTCTACGGTTGGGCTATGGTGCAACCTCTTCCACTACGTGACTTTGTGTTCATGAACCAGAAATACATTGAGGCATTTGATGTCATGTCTATTCCGGAAGCAGGTGACACGGGTTACATTCTAGAGGTGTCGTTACATTACCCTGAAAGTCTTCACGATAGTCATAACTGCCTACCTTTAGCCCCCGTGCGAAGAGCTATTTCGAACGAAGAGCTCTCCCCGTATGCGAGACAACTGCTCAGAAAGCTGCACGGATTATCTGAGAAGGACCCTCTACCAAACCGCGGTAAAGTGGAGAAATTGTTGACCACATTAGAAGACAAAGATCATTACGTCTTGCATTACAGAAACCTACAGTTATACATCAGACTAGGCATGGAACTCAAAGCCGTTCATAGAATTCTCAAATTCAAACAAGAACCGTGGATGAAGACCTACATTGATCAAAACACGGAAATGCGTAAGATAGCCACGTCCGCATTCCAGAAAAATTTCTACAAACTGATGAATGTATCCGTGTTTGGAAAG ACCATGGAAAACGTGAGACTCCACAAGAATATTGAATTGGTACATACAGAAGGTAGACTTCAAAAAGTCACTGCCAAACCGGCCTACAAAAATACTACCATCTTCAATGAAGACTTGGTTGCGGTGGAACTGTACAGGACAAAAGTCAGCTTATGTAAACCTATTTTTTGTGGCATGAGTGTATTAG ATCTGAGCAAATGTCTGATGTACGACTTTTGGTACAATTATATCAAAACGAAGTACAACAACGCCTCGACACAACTACAAATGACGGATACAG atagCCTCCTGTTTTCTTGCGATACAGACGATATATACGAAGACATGAACGCTTCAATGGAGTACTTCGACACCTCTGACTACCCGGAGGGGCATTTTCTTCAAAGTGATCTCAATAAAAAAGTGCTAGGAAAAATGAAAGACGAAACCAACGGAAGCCCCATTACTGAATTTGTGGGACTTAGatcaaaaatgtatagctttcGATGTAACGATAAAGATTTTAAGAGAGCCAAAGGCATTACTAAGGTAACGgtaaaaaaagagttaaaacatgactgttacaaaaatactttattCGATGAAACTAGCAGGATCTCGTCCATGTCCTCTCTTAGAAGTCACAGACATGCATTACTCGGTGAAACGATTCAAAAAACGGGGCTCTCTGCATTCGATGATAAAAGATTTCTAAAAAACGCAGTAGAAAGTTATGCTTACGGACATTACAAAGTCGCTACTGAACCTAATGCAGAAGATGTGATGGAAACGCAGGAGGCAATGACATTTACAATCGTATCTGAAAAGGATCTTTCAAAAAGATACTCGATTGGTGTTGAACACAGTTTTAACATTAATGACTTTAAACTCACTCCTTGCAGAAAATTGTGA
- the LOC128230881 gene encoding uncharacterized protein F54H12.2-like produces MSVLNESKFKEGLVSELALFDLPSTQTSVTNIYDEEIRPMSQASSDGPFEFRISGQNSMDYLDLKNSRIFVKVKVTKADGSAIGEKADNKVAPANMFLQALFSTVEVTLQNKATITCNYNPYRAYIPTILKYGRDAADSQLTTQCFIMDDADSPGVVDPNGTNNGLFLRNKLIAQSASLDMQGCIFHDLFDMNRFLLNEVDLKIKLYRSPIEFCLCAADAVPYQLVIEDIYILARKIRVNPAVIFGHSKILEKQNALYPYNKVEVKSVSIASGSTTYSWDNMYQGRRPNKLIVGFVKSKAVSGDISTNPFNFENCSIQQITVYCDGLPVGSNPLKLDFSASGTSTIRAYTNLLLSSGKWRQDEGNQLDRTHFIGGSTLFVFELEPDFSHHGEYLSLTKSGNVRLDVVFKNPLSEPMSCIVYSEGPGYFEVNKERDIILS; encoded by the exons ATGTCGGTGTTGAATGAAAGTAAATTTAAAGAAGGACTCGTGTCGGAGCTGGCTTTATTCGATCTTCCGAGCACACAAACGAGTGTAACTAACATTTATGATGAGGAAATTCGACCTATGTCGCAGGCCTCTAGCGACGGTCCTTTTGAGTTCAGAATTAGCGGTCAGAACTCCATGGACTATTTGGATTTGAAAAATTCAAGGATATTTGTGAAGGTAAAAGTTACAAAGGCGGATGGAAGTGCCATCGGAGAGAAGGCGGACAATAAGGTCGCGCCTGCCAATATGTTTCTTCAGGCGTTGTTTTCCACCGTGGAAGTCACGCTTCAAAACAAGGCCACCATTACGTGCAACTACAACCCATACAGAGCCTACATACCAACTATACTGAAGTATGGGCGGGATGCTGCTGATAGCCAGCTTACCACACAGTGCTTTATCATGGACGATGCAGACTCTCCtg gAGTTGTCGATCCTAATGGTACTAACAACGGACTTTTTCTGAGGAACAAATTAATAGCCCAGTCCGCGTCGCTAGATATGCAAGGATGTATATTCCACGATCTGTTCGATATGAATAGATTCCTGTTGAACGAGGTTGACCTGAAAATCAAGCTTTATAGGAGTCCAATAGAGTTTTGTCTGTGTGCGGCAGATGCGGTACCCTATCAGTTGGTCATTGAAGACATTTACATTCTCGCGCGAAAGATCCGGGTGAATCCCGCTGTCATTTTCGGTCATTCCAAGATACTAGAGAAGCAAAATGCTCTTTACCCCTACAATAAGGTGGAGGTGAAATCAGTCAGTATTGCATCAGGTTCCACCACGTACAGTTGGGATAATATGTACCAAGGCAGACGTCCCAACAAGTTAATCGTGGGGTTCGTGAAAAGTAAGGCAGTGAGCGGGGATATTAGTACTAACCCGTTTAATTTTGAGAACTGCTCCATTCAGCAAATCACTGTGTATTGCGACGGTCTTCCCGTCGGATCTAACCCGCTTAAGCTGGACTTTAGTGCTTCTGGCACCTCCACCATACGTGCCTACACCAACTTGCTTTTATCTAGCGGGAAGTGGAGGCAAGATGAAGGCAACCAGTTAGATAGAACTCACTTTATTGGCGGTTCTACGTTGTTCGTGTTTGAACTAGAGCCTGATTTCTCCCATCACGGAGAGTATTTGTCACTAACAAAATCTGGGAATGTACGACTAGACGTCGTCTTTAAGAATCCGTTATCAGAGCCTATGAGCTGCATCGTGTACAGCGAGGGTCCCGGCTATTTCGAAGTGAACAAGGAGCGAGATATAATTTTGTCGTAA
- the LOC128230882 gene encoding uncharacterized protein LOC128230882, translating to MDNKEKEDILERYYFDEKNPAAYAGAQKLFRVLDDKYPGIFSVSYVKQWLNDQDAYSLQKPRRHKFKKANVRVTAIGEQLDIDLLSMFNIADENDGVRYLLCAIDILSRKLWVKPLKNKTAKEVLNATKDMMIDISPIEIRKVRADKGSEFSNQWFRKYMKNLNIHFFTTNNSPKSNFVERVQRTLKERLYRMMRHKRTYRYIDDLQNVVVSYNTTPHRGLHGLAPNDVNKSNEADVWAKMYLKKSNKPIAKPNFHFKNGDLVRISFTKQPFQRAYQEQYTTEVFKVSGRILKQAIPMYKLKDLKGDRIQGLFYTAELQKVNKDENSLWFIESILKKRKRNRRREYFVKWQGFPKTFNSWVDADDVEDVAWNTK from the coding sequence ATGGATAATAAAGAGAAAGAAGACATTTTAGAGAGATATTATTTTGATGAGAAAAATCCCGCTGCTTACGCGGGTGCGCAAAAACTGTTTCGTGTTCTTGATGATAAATATCCTGGAATATTTTCTGTTTCCTACGTAAAGCAATGGTTAAACGATCAGGACGCTTACTCGCTTCAGAAACCGAGACGACACAAATTTAAGAAAGCGAATGTGCGAGTGACGGCTATCGGCGAGCAGCTGGACATTGATCTTTTGTCGATGTTTAACATAGCTGATGAGAATGATGGTGTACGTTATTTGCTTTGCGCCATCGACATTCTGTCCAGGAAACTGTGGGTGAAaccattgaaaaacaaaacggCAAAGGAAGTTTTAAACGCTACCAAGGACATGATGATTGACATTTCTCCGATAGAAATCCGCAAGGTTCGAGCGGATAAAGGTAGCGAGTTTTCTAATCAATGGTTTAGGAAATACATGAAGAATTtgaacatacattttttcaCCACAAACAACTCCCCGAAAAGTAATTTTGTAGAGCGAGTTCAAAGGACTCTAAAAGAGAGATTGTATAGAATGATGAGACACAAGAGAACTTATCGATATATCGATGATCTTCAAAATGTGGTCGTGAGTTACAATACAACTCCTCATCGAGGTTTGCACGGTTTAGCCCCTAATGATGTCAACAAAAGCAACGAAGCCGATGTGTGGGCGAAAATGTATTTGAAGAAGTCAAACAAGCCAATCGCCAAACCtaattttcactttaaaaacgGTGATCTCGTTCGCATTAGCTTCACTAAACAGCCCTTTCAGCGTGCCTATCAGGAACAGTACACCACGGAGGTGTTTAAAGTGTCAGGTCGAATTCTTAAGCAAGCCATTCCCATGTACAAACTGAAAGATTTAAAAGGTGATCGCATTCAAGGTTTGTTTTATACCGCTGAACTGCAGAAGGTGAACAAAGACGAAAACAGTTTATGGTTTATCGAGAGTATACTGAAGAAACGAAAAAGGAACAGAAGAcgtgaatattttgttaaatggcAAGGGTTCCCCAAAACGTTCAATAGTTGGGTAGATGCTGATGATGTTGAGGACGTTGCGTGGAACACCAAATAA